In the Phyllopteryx taeniolatus isolate TA_2022b chromosome 1, UOR_Ptae_1.2, whole genome shotgun sequence genome, TATATTGTGCAAGAGGTAATGATGTTGTGGCTTGTAAGTCTATATAATttttctgtactgtatgtttcagtatattttatttaattgaaatgaTCTTGGCTCcctacaaaacacacattttcatttgccATTGTATGAAACGAACAGCATGGGACTGTCCTCACACTCCATGTGTTTACAGAGAAAACATCTTTGGCTCTTGAATAATGTAAAACTGCTATTATTAATGCATCATCCTATTTTTTTCCAGCGGTTATTTACAATGTATAAATGATGACTGGCAGGAGTTTAGCATGAACTTACGTTTCAAAATGTTCCGACTCTCCAGCTCCTCCACGTTGGGTCTCTGGCTCAGCCTCCTGCGCAGAAAGACCAAAACCACGTTTTGAACCATTGTCCACTGTCCCACTGTCAGGGCCCTGTCCTCTTTGCACTTTTGTCACTTTCCCTATGTCTCCATCTCGCATCTGAACTGCGGCTGTGATACTTGGGAAGAGGTGCGCCGAACATCTGGAATACTGAAAAGATGCCCTGCACTTCTGTTGGATTATTCTTGGAAGCCAAGATGCTCCATGTCTTGCCAGTGCACTGCAGTCCTCTACTAGCTCACACATTCCACTACATGCGCTTTTCAAGTGGGTCGTGATGGCTGGCTGCGTGGCTCTGCCTCAGTCTCCCTGGTTACTGCATGCATAATGATTAGAGGGCAGGGCTTCGCAGGCTCCTACTCACGGCTTCCTCAATCTCCTGAGGTGCACTGGGCCAGCAGCACATGCACAGGATTGCTTTGAGGTGCCCAGATTAAATAATCCATATAGAAAGAAAATTCAACAAAGTACAAGTAGAGggtttaatgtaattatttggATTCTATTTCCCAATTTAATGAATCAATGGACAATATAATACACTTTCATTAATTCattgatattttagtttttttttaattaatattatttgGCACAAAAAAACTATCAAAGAATTTGTTGACCACCTGTTGAGCACTCTCATTGAATTGTTCTCAGCCTGTCAGGCACCCTCGGTAGGAAAGCCTCCAAAAAGTTCTGTTTCCCAGAATACCCTATGTGAGCTTGTGAACTATTAATACCTGTTTATGAATCATAAATGTGATCCACACTGCGTTTCAGGGGTGCAAAGGACAGAGCCGAATGCCACCCTCGCTGTGGGACTTCCTTCATGCCATGTCCCGTTTTGACATGACAATTTGTACTTTGTCGTTGGCAATAGCAAGGTCAAAGCAGCTGTGAACATTTTGCTCGGACGACCTGTTCCCgagaatttaattaaataaagtttaagCCTTATCttgatgtttttgttattgttaacCCAATTTTATGGAACCAGAAGAAACAAGTCACTGCTTACTTATTTATATCAAGCtttaattaaacttttttttctttcattaattttctgtaccgcttatcctcactagggttacgggcgtgctggagccgatcctagctatcttcgggcgagaggcggggtacacccttaactggttgccagctaattgcagggcacatataaacaaacaaccattcacattcacacctacgggtaatttagagtattcaattaacctatcctGCATggctttgggatgtgggaggaacccagagtacccagaaaaaacccacgcaggtacgaagagaacatgcaaactccacacaggtgaggctgaatttgaacgcgggtcctcagaactttgagacagatttgctaaccagtcgtccaccgtttgttacagtaatattaaacaaaacaaaaacaaaaatccacaacAATGCTGCATATTGGTTGGTGcgcttttactttttttaagttAGTAATGTCAATTCAATAATGTTAACAATTGTAGTCGCAGTGTGTAgtgctgttttatgttttgctcATGTCATGTAAATATAATATTTCGTACCTGGAAAATTAGAAACACCTTCTATTAcaccttttttaaaacacttttataCAACTGCTCATTTGTATGTGGTAGTATTTGTCAACTCGAGTCACAGTAGATGAAGCTGaatggaagtgtttttttttgcaccacacaTTAATATGTACTACAATGAATGCAGACTGATAGTAAGCAGTCTGTTAATTATCATATGCTTGACACAGCGGCGAAAATAGCATGAGAAGCCTTTGTGATTTCTAAGAAACTAAATGAGGTCAATAAATGTCTccaaacacacttaaacttcATGAATTGATGTCCAACCAATAGAAAATGTTGCCTCTcgtttaaatgttttcttttaattttcaccTGAAACGTTTACTTTATGTCATCAGATGGAGAAAAGTCCATTTACTTTAAAAAGAGTATTTACTGCTCCATCATCTCctttattacatttgaaaataaacgaACAAGACCATCCTCTTGAGTTGCTAGGCAACTATACTCTGTCTCTGAGACAATAGTCGTCTCGCAGAAATGCTCATTTCTCCCTAGCAACACTGGAGGGGAATTCTCTGTTACACTTTGAGCTGCTGGTGTGATGCTATTTTTAGAAAACGGCTCCCTTTTTTGCAAGAATGTGTAGGCTTATTAAATCAGGGGTCGCTGTTCATATTAAACACAAGGCCAAATTTTCTTTCTCGCACATCTCCTGAGTCAGGCATTCAGTGTTCTTTTTAAATAGGATGAGATGTGAGACATTTCTTCTGAGTTTCTGGTCAGTGCTAAAGTGGCACATACAAATTCATACAATATAttgatataaaaaatacaataaccaCCCTTGCCATTATGAGAGTAAGATTATTTACACTAGACAAAGATAATGCTcagttgtgatgaacagtttagaagttgtagtttgcagtggtgttgaACTGCAGTATACACTTCATCACCCTGAGAactatttctaatattttggatgCCTTTTGGATAACCTAttgagacatccatccatcatccattttctgagccgcttctcctcactagggtcgcgggcgtgctggagcctatcccagctgtcatcgggcaggaggcggggtacaccctgaactggttgccagccaatcgcagggcacatacaaacaaacaaccatccgcactcacattcacacctatgggcaatttagagtctccaattaatgcatgtttttgggatgtgggaggaaaccggagtgcccggagaaaacccacgttggcacggggagaacatgcaaactccacacaggcgcggccggggattgaacccgggtcctcagaactgtgaggctgacgctctaaccattcgtccactgtgccgcccctaTTGAGACAATGAATCAAAAATTCcgttagtaaatacagttcttGTAGTTATTTCATTGGCTACTGTGAGTATATTGTAGAATGAAAATATGATAAATACTGGAGGGAATGAaactgtctgtttttttaatgtcccCTACGCATTGTGCACATGGTTCATTCTCCCTCGCGTTTTATTTCGATGAACCTATCTCCGTGGCACATTTGTGGGGAGTGGATAATGAGATACGTTATTGAGCGGACCTGCAATTACAAAAAGCCATGTGTGGCCGCAGTACAGTCACGAAGCtgggagtctaaaaatagaaagGTCATTGATCAAGTATACTGTACAGACACAGCATCATCACGCACTATGAGGCCTGATGACTTATTCTCTTGGATGTGCAGTAAATGCAGCAGCAGGTTTTCATGCCAAGCCACGGATATGATGTATATGCTGCCAAGTGGAGAGAAGTGTGTGATGGATTTTTTTCGTCATTCACATaaacatgttctccccatgcctgcgtgggttttctccgggtactccggttccctcccacatcctaaaaacatgcatggtaggttgattgaagactctaaattgcccgtaggtgtgaatggttgtttatatgtgcccagcaattggctagcgaccagttcagggtgtaccccgcctctcccccgaagatagctgggataggctccggcatgcctgcaacccttgtgaggataagcagaaaatggatggatggatggattttaagtAAATCGCTGTTAAGAGCAAGCAGAACAGAAACAATTGTTTACTTGGCAAGCTTCATCTCAATCTGCTGCCGTATTTCTTGACGCTCTTGGTCGCTCCTCGCCGGAAAGATGTTCCGGTCCTCCAGCTCCTGCTTGGTGGGCCTGTTTCGTAGTTTGACAGCCAATAACTCCTTCCTTAACCTGCGAGGAAGTGTGCCTGCATAAaataaagtatatacagtatatgcattaaCACACTGGAAAACTCCATTCTCTTTGACAAAAGGCATACTGTATGACAATTgaatgtacaataaaataaagcatgATAATCTTCAGTGAAATTTCCAAACAGTCCTAAGCATCCTTATGGAAGTGAATCTTGAGACTGAATACAATATAGTCAATGATTAAATTAATGTCAGTGCTTCACAACTGCTTTACCGTGGCACACTGTGCCACGAGAGATCGTTACTTGCGagaaatttcacttaattggttcGAAAATGATTATCTAttaaatcttctatttttgttcatctatgccagtgacacaGAGTGGCAAGAACAATGAAAtcctcttccattagatggcagaaagtacaattaacctgCGTGTCAACCTTTTGTCATTGATACATCAGAAAGATTTCACACTGAACAAGTAAATTTGTGCGGAAATTGGGACGAGATCATCATTTCCATATAGAAATGTTTCATACGAAATTTTTATggtgagatttttccaatgtaaaatatgtgccttggctcattaATCAGatcaattaatttgatcatgTAGATTGTAATGTAAATAGCATGTAGCTGAAAACATCATGGCTAACGGCCTAAGATGACAATGACGAAATGATCAATTCTCTCTTTTCTTTGCCTCAGATCACCCAGCAGTCAgggagagaagaaaaagaaaacatttgtagATATATGTATCTTTGGGTTTAAGTAACTTATTGAGGGTCTGGACTGAATAGCTTTTGGGACAACAGTGAGGTACATGACCTACCAGAGATGACAGagtcattccatccatccaggtcAGTGGGGAGGCCTGATGTGTTGGAGAAGCACTGGTCCAGCCGCACGTTCTCCTTGTTCTCCTCCGCCTCCTTCTTGGGCCAGTCAGAGCCACCACCTCCAACACAGATGCCTGCCGGAGAGGATGTGTGTTGGTTTTCAGAGTTGCAGGAGCGAACGAGGCGTCCATCCGAGCACCACAGCCGTGGGGGTGATGAGCCCTGCTCACACCCTTCATGCACACTGcatggacacacaaacacaggaaatataaaaaaaaaaaaaaggtcacaacaCTGCAGGGAGATCtggattttgaaaacaaatgaccCATCCCATAAAGTGTTACAGATAATACCGATACATTTCGGAAATTTTCGAtggcaaataaaaatttaaGCACTCGAATCTCAACTTCAGCCACTTGTTCTCCCCCACAGTGTGATCTCTGATTGAGTTTGTTTTTATCTCTAGTAAGAGGAGAATTCTTTTAATTAttgtcttttatgttttatgtacgGCACTATTTTAGAGCTGTGTTgtgaatatatgtgtatataatagATCTAAATACATTTGAGTTGAGATGTGTGAAGGCCCACCTCTCCTGTCTGTTCTTGTTGGCAAACGCTCTTTGCAGCTCTTCCATAATGCAACTATGGGGCATAGGTGGGTGAATCATATTGCCAAGGTGAGGTGACCCTGAGGAGTTGGTCAGGGGCCCTCGTAGGGGCAGCGTGGTGGGTGCCAGGCTCTCTGGGGCCCTGGGTGGAGGCTCCTTGGGGTGGTACGAGTTGGAATGGTGAAGCGGGAGTGACACAGGGCCtgaatctgaaaaaaaagtctttttattcatctatccatttacTGTAGTGCTTATTCTCATTAGGAAtgcaggtgagttggagccaATCTTAGCTGTCTTTGAGTGAGAGGTGGAGTACAGCCTggacgggtcgccagccaatcacagggcacatataaacaaccattcacacctatgggcaatttgttGTCCTCAATGAAccttacatgcatgtttggaatgtgggaggaagccaatgCAAGCCCAGGGAGAACATAACACAGACACAAGAAGACCGGAGCCAGGAGTCGCACCCTGAACCACAGagctatgaggcagatgtgctgacaaCTAAAGCACTATGCTgtctatttattattatcatcattattattggtGGTAGTACTCGTTGGAGTAAATGAGTGTAAGAATAGGTATTAcaccatatttttttaatgaacgcTTCAAATCAAATGGACCGACACCATCAAACATAAGTATTGGGAGACCTGGCCATTGCTCTCAATAGGAATCCCACCCCCGATATCCCTTGAAGCCATAACAACTTCCACTCTTCTCGGAAAACATTCTATGAGATGTTGTATTGCATAAGAACATCTATTGATTGTCCAAGCTCATCACACAAAATGGTTTAAtgcaggttgaggtcaggacatTCTCGCTCCTCGAAACCAAAGTAATCCAAACATACAAACGTGGCTGAATAGACCTTGCTTTGTGAACTGGGAAAATAAAATGGCCTGCCCCAAACGGTCCCCTCAGGTTACGTATAAGCGTGCCCAAAACATCTTAACACTCACCGTCTCCAGTTGTAAGCTGCGGCAAAGGTTTTGGAGGAACTTTTGGCGGGGATGTTCCTGGAGCAATCTCCTCTTCTAGTCTTTCTTCCATCCTCTCTCTGACATCCTGCAGGCCCTCGGATAACTCCCCGATAGGGTGCACCTCTTCGTCTCCTTCCTCAGCTCTTAGTGATGCATTTACGGTTTCCTCCAGACGCTCGCATTCCTGGAGGGGTGTGACCACTTGAAGATGCGGACATGGGGGAGAAATTGTCCATATTGTTATTTTGGCGCTGTTAGCAGTGATTTCATGTGTAATACATTGTGAAATGTACTATAGTGTTTTTGAACTTGTGAGTTGTGGCGCAAAGGtacaaaaagattttaaaaaataaaataaaattcaaacatccatccattcattttctacacaacGTATCCTCATTATGttcaagggtgagctggagcctattctgAATTACACTTTCTGAGGTCCACCAATcgcattttatttcaaacataACATCTGTGCTCCGGCTTCCTttcatgttccaaaaacatgcatgttaagttcattgaagatttAAAATAGTCCAAAGGTTAATGTATGATTGTGAATGGaggtttgtctatatgtgccccgtaattgcctggcgaccagttcaaagtCTCCGCTTgctcaaagtcagttgggataggttgCAGCTCACTCACGACACTAATGGGTATAAGCATTATCAAAAAAAAGGGTGgttaataatgcattttttttttagataaaattttaattacatattttttttaaggtttgaCGTAAAACTTGTCGTGATGTGTGTCCCGCCGTAGGACCAGTGGAGCCCCTCATATCATGCATGCATTGCAGATATAATGCGAGTGACAAATTGGTTGTCTTTCCTGCCCTCTACTGGCAGATGTAATTCAACATtgactacagtacagtactaaAACATTAAGCACTCACGAAGTCATTTCTCTGCATATTTATTGTGCTACTTCCAATTGTTTTTAGGCATTTGTGCTGTTCCATTACTGCAATCTTATAGACCGTAATTTTGATATGTCATGAAGCCCAGGTTAAGACAAATTACAAATCTATTTGACCCGCTGGCAGATCTGTAATGCCCGTCGCCATCGCCCAGTCATGGATTATCCTACCTGGAAGGGGATGCTCGTCCTCTGGTCCAAGGTATTCCACACTGCTGACAGTGAAGTTTGAGTTCAAAGGTCCCCCAAAGCCACCAAGCAGATGTGTTCCATCTGAACAGCAGCCCTGGTTGGGGGAGTTTGGGTGGTGGTAGAAAAGGCCGCTGGATAATGCTACATCTGTACATGGAGACAAGCAGGACTGGATCATATATCAGTattgtccttgtgtgtgtttattgctATTCATAGACTTGAATTTCTTCAACGTTCTTGCTGGTGCTGCAGCTGATGCTGGTGACTCTTGAACAAAGTCAGTGTCGTGTACCTGTTGAACTCTGTTTTagcttttcatttttctttttcctccacTTCCAGGGCTTGAAGAGGCGGCCCAGTGTGGCCAGCTTGCTGTTCCGCCTGATGGGGGGTGTGTGTACCCCTGTCATCAGACAGCCAGTCCTCAGCACCCTCTGCTGGTCCGGCACATCTACAGAGTACAAGAAGTGTGCAAAGAGTAGGTTGTTATTAAAAGGCTTTCACTATTTGAAGGGGTCTACACTGACCATTAAGAACATTTCCCCCATATAATGACATCCAATTGCAAAGCAGCATCAGAAATGCATTTTCATAAAATACTACTCCCAGTAAAATtatccgactggttagcacgtctacctcacagttctgaggaccggggttcaaatccggccccgtatgtgtggagtttgcatgtttgtatattagaaacacctcccTGCCAGTGTCAGTCCAAAGCTAGTGTTCATTTTCCTTTTctaatatatattaatacattttatttctagcCACTTTCATGGCCACTTAAGGACACTGAatgacacataaacaaaacagagcaatgaaaataaaacaacaaaaataaacatgtaaGGGATTTCCCTCAAAATCCTCAATACAGAACGAATTTCTCAGCAAAGatatttaaaatttcaaaaacgATCAAATGGAAGTATAAAACAGTGTGATTTGTTTTACAAtgatttattactgtatttgtgcTGCCCTTCTAATTATATGTACACAAAGCCCTTCTCTAATATCtaaacaacttgaaactcactcataaaaacaaaagccaGGAAAATATGGGAATGTaccaaaaatgtgaaaacttgTATAAGTATgtcacactgtaaaaaaaaattacgtgTAGCTAGCTAACCGCTTTATCGTCACTAGTGTTGCCATCTCGGCTGACTTCGGTTGCGACTGAGGCGGCTAATTACTCATGAAGCGACCCCACAACGTCCACGTTGGGACTCGGGAGACAGCCACGCGACTACTACATGCGCTGACGAGTCGATGACACATCCGCCAATCAGTGCGGCATGCACGCGTCACGTGGTGCACGTTGTCGTACCTATGGCTTTTAGGTGGTAGATTTTACTCAATTTGTCTTGGTAATACTTCTTACTGTTTTCAAATAGGTAGTGTAGGTAAAATGTACCGTATATTTTTGGGTACCTTGcctatctaaaataataatgtaaattttaGATAATTTTGAGAAGAGATGGATTATATTTACCACTctccaaaataattttttttttttttgttaaacagtGCAGGAAGAGtaaaaaatattactgtatCATTGCCATCTTGAGGCTGATTTCTTTGTTTAAGTATTCAATTGAGGAGAGGAGGATTTGTGATTGGGGTGCAGAGTACAGTGGAGGAGGATAAGGTGGGGTGGGAGGGCTCCTTGgcaagttttttaaattatttttaaaaatgcatttatttatttattgcatcttCACATTGACAGCACGTAGGTAGGAAAGAGTGGGGTGATTGTCAAGGCAGAGGAGAGTGTGGaaagaggaaggaggaagatGGTGGGGTGGGGATTTTTGTTTAGGTGACCTTGAGAAATGACCCACAAAAGACACAGGCCTTGCCCGTGTCACTCGTGTTATCATCATCGCTTGCATCCTGCATCCAGCGTGGCGCCGCCAGCTGAATCCAGGTCAATCTTAAAGGAAAATGCACCAAAGAGTGCAAAAAAGAAGGGGAGGAGCAgacaggaggaggggtacaagcggtgtgtgtgtgtgtgtgtgtgtgtgtgtggaaagggGAGAGGAGGGTCAGGCCCACTGCTGTTGCCATGACGACTACATCCAGATGCTGCTGCAGCAGTGGGAGCCGGAGGGATTGAGCGAGTCAGCTTAGAAGGAGAGAAAAGCCACATCTAACGACAGTGACCGCACACAGGCTGCATTGTGGGAAAGGACGGTGGGCAGTAAGAGAAGCCACATGGAGGATGAGATACATGCTCCCTTATGAAGGCGGGAAGAGGGTGGAGAGGTGTGCAAAGAAGGGGGGTTCCAGTGAGAACGAGGCAGGGGGGCTGTTGCTATCCGGAAGAGATGGCTAGAGAATGTGGGCTCGTCCAATCAGGGCGCAGCCCTTCATAATGCATAGCAAGCCCTTCTTTCATAGAGGGGCTTTTTGTTCACAGAAAATGGAGAACGCGGAAATTAGGTAGAAACGTATGCAAGAACATGAAGGTTTCTTTTCTCCTCCCAATGAACAAATAATGAATTGTGCTCCAGTTCAACATGCATAGAGTTCAGGCACCATGATGCGCAATGTCAAATTAATCCGCTTGAGGATACTTGATTTATAAAATCTGTGTATCAATAGTCTGCTTGCTAAAATGCCTGCAAAACCAAGCAGGTGGTGACATTGTgaaacagtattttaaaattggAAATATAAATCATAAAAGGAAAACATAACATGAGTAGCTGCATAATAGGCAGCGCCAGAGCAGCgaaaagcaaagaaaagaaagattTGTGAAAGAAGTCAAGTCGTTAATATGCTAATGTGGCGTGGTGAGAAATCCAACACAGAAGATGCCGCGTGAGCCACAAGGTACCACACCCCACTTTAACCTCATGTCAGCACCTTTGAGAGCATTAGATCTTCTCATAACTGCATGGATTGCAAGTGTTTCCAGAGTGAGGCAAGCAACAGAAATCCAGTTGTAGTCAAAGCAAGCTACCATAGCCCTCAGTAGAGCTCATGTAATAGCTTATCGACATGCAGTTTATCAAAGTCATTCATTGTTTTCATCTAACTGAAAGTAAAGCTCTGGTTCGACAATTCCTCTTACAGCATATGAGGCCTACACTTGCACTTGGGGTCAGAGGTCATCTTAAAACAGCTCTGAGCTAATGAAGCAGATTTTGTTGCTTACCATAGGCCGATTTGCAGACTGTTAAGCTGTACCGTCTGATATAATAAGGAACAAAATGGTTTACAACTATGCCCAACTATGGAgggtattattttaaaaacagaccTAATTTTGTAATGAACGATGGCTTACAGCTGGCTGCTACAGGTTTTAAAAGCAGTTGTTGGGGTGCGGCCCATTCCCATTCACTGGATCTGTCTCAAACGTTACCGAGTTCAATTCTGATACTTGCTAAATGTCAATCAAGTTTTCTTTATCCAACAAGTTAGTGTCAGCGGAGTCTTTCTTCAGCATAACGGGCATCATCATCTCCTCATCCGGGAAAGGAGCTTAGCCTGATAAACCACAGTGGTAACAAAAATCCCCTTTGATGTAATTAACGGGTGTCAAACTactggcccaggggccagatcggcccgccacatcattttatgtggcccgtcaAAGTGAATCATGTgggtcgacttcatgtttcttgctaaaataccaaaattgtaaattgtcttcacttttagtAATCTTGCAATATTGCAAACGATTTTTATTACTAATCCCCCttgcaaaataaaatggttAATAGAACAAAtaactttttactggcttctgatttcaaaactagttatccatccattttgtatgtatatgtaataatatgaggcaatcatacattaAATGAGTTgacagtagggctgcacgattatggccaaaaataGTAATTAGGATTATTTAGATCAATATtggaattatgattattaatcataattattcctcatgttagggaaacatctttatttttattgcactacttttgaaCAAACAATATGGAGCaggtttcagttcaaaatgagtaaataagaataaatgacggatgataaataaaaaaagaaacggatcccaaaaaattctactttaggGCTTTAGCTAAGGCTCACTGAATAAttgtgctattacaaagtgcaatcccggggggggggggggggg is a window encoding:
- the phactr3a gene encoding phosphatase and actin regulator 3a isoform X2 produces the protein MTGVHTPPIRRNSKLATLGRLFKPWKWRKKKNEKLKQSSTDVALSSGLFYHHPNSPNQGCCSDGTHLLGGFGGPLNSNFTVSSVEYLGPEDEHPLPVVTPLQECERLEETVNASLRAEEGDEEVHPIGELSEGLQDVRERMEERLEEEIAPGTSPPKVPPKPLPQLTTGDDSGPVSLPLHHSNSYHPKEPPPRAPESLAPTTLPLRGPLTNSSGSPHLGNMIHPPMPHSCIMEELQRAFANKNRQESVHEGCEQGSSPPRLWCSDGRLVRSCNSENQHTSSPAGICVGGGGSDWPKKEAEENKENVRLDQCFSNTSGLPTDLDGWNDSVISGTLPRRLRKELLAVKLRNRPTKQELEDRNIFPARSDQERQEIRQQIEMKLAKRLSQRPNVEELESRNILKQRNDQTEQEERREIKQRLNRKLNQRPTVDELRDRKILIRFSDYVEVAKAQDYDRRADKPWTRLSAADKAAIRKELNEFKSTEMEVHASSKHLTRFHRP
- the phactr3a gene encoding phosphatase and actin regulator 3a isoform X1 → MRVHAHARTHTHTHTHAHTCMHVHVSSGRPWIPSRRCKPLLSERINSALARSFPLPDLARLRLGFLIFDPGFLRCPPMATSDGLDGCLQRGRSQSDPNILTEPGIDLAHCADVPDQQRVLRTGCLMTGVHTPPIRRNSKLATLGRLFKPWKWRKKKNEKLKQSSTDVALSSGLFYHHPNSPNQGCCSDGTHLLGGFGGPLNSNFTVSSVEYLGPEDEHPLPVVTPLQECERLEETVNASLRAEEGDEEVHPIGELSEGLQDVRERMEERLEEEIAPGTSPPKVPPKPLPQLTTGDDSGPVSLPLHHSNSYHPKEPPPRAPESLAPTTLPLRGPLTNSSGSPHLGNMIHPPMPHSCIMEELQRAFANKNRQESVHEGCEQGSSPPRLWCSDGRLVRSCNSENQHTSSPAGICVGGGGSDWPKKEAEENKENVRLDQCFSNTSGLPTDLDGWNDSVISGTLPRRLRKELLAVKLRNRPTKQELEDRNIFPARSDQERQEIRQQIEMKLAKRLSQRPNVEELESRNILKQRNDQTEQEERREIKQRLNRKLNQRPTVDELRDRKILIRFSDYVEVAKAQDYDRRADKPWTRLSAADKAAIRKELNEFKSTEMEVHASSKHLTRFHRP